The following nucleotide sequence is from Basilea psittacipulmonis DSM 24701.
AAGTCTTGGGCATTTTTAAAACCAATCACTCGCTCGACTAATTTCCCTTCTTTAAAAATCAAAATAGCGGGCGGTCCAAATAATCGATATTGTTTCAAAATATCCATATGTGCTTGCGTTAAATCCGTCATATCAATACGATACAACTTCATTTGACGCATCATTTGTTCAACACGGGGATCGGTAAACGTATATTTTTCCATTTCAATACACGCCACACACCAATCCGCATAAAAATCCACCAAAGCGATTTTTTCTTGTTGCAACACCTGATTCAAGGTGTTTCCATCGTGAATATCATTAAATTCTAAATGACCCGCTACACTGCCCAAAGCTTTGTTTTGAGCCATTGTTAGCGGACTTAAAGGATTTAAGGCATCGCGACCACCCGCCGCATAGCCTATCACGATCACAAACGCCCATAACACAAATAAAAGACTCAACACCTTAGACAAAAGTCGCCATAAAGTGATGTTGCCTATCGATTCAAACAACCCTAAACAAATAGCAAAGCCTAGGCATAGTGCGGCCCACAATATCATCGACAAACCACTAGGTAAAATCGCTTGAGCCAACCATAATGCGGTCGCCAACAGTAACAAACCACAAAATGCTTTCACACGATACATCCATTGTCCTGTTTTAGGCACCCAACGTCCTGCACCTATCCCTAAAAGTAACAATAATGCACCTTGCCCCCACGCCAAGAAAAACAAAGCTAATGCACCTGTTAATAAGCTTTGAGTTTGGGCAATAAATAACAACACGCCCGCCATTGGTGCTGCCACACAAGGCCCTAACACCAACGCCGACAATAAGCCGACCACAAACGCTTGTCCTACACCATGTCCCTTAATCGTATTTGTTTTTTTATTGAGTAAATTCTGGACGGCAACTGGCATCTGTAAATTCAACACATCAAACATGGCCAATGCAAAAACAACCAAAATCACTGCAAACGTGCCTAATACCCAAGGATTTTGCAACCAAATCGATAAAGAGGCCCCCATCGCTGCCGCCAACACGCCCAACAAAGTATAGACCAGCGATACGCCCAATACATAAGCAGCTGACACGCCAAAGCCTCGTTTAGCGGATACCGTTGTCGAAGATGAAGATTTTCCAACAATGATAGACAATAAAATAGGTAACATGGGCAATACGCAAGGCGTTACTGACAACATCACGCCTAACGCAAAACAAATCAACACGATTTGCCATAATGAAGCCTGAGTCAGATAACGTGCGACTCCCTCATCATTTTCGTTCCATAACGCCGTTACATTTGTCGTGCGGTCCGTTTCATTGATGATTGTATCGACCTGACTACTTTGACGAGTATTCAAAGGAAACTTCATAAAGGAAGTGTCCGATGCCGATAAACGCTGCACGTTTAATTTACCAGAAGCATCCTTACTCAGCGTAAACGTCTCGTCCATGGGTGGATAGCACAACCCTGCATCCGCACACCCTTGAAAATGCACTACCAGACTGCCTTCACGCGACGTACCCTTTACATCTATCTGTCCTTGCACTAAAGGCTGATGATAGACTTGTACCACTTTCCCAAAATTTTCATCATACTTTTCTTCGGCCACTGGTAACGTCATATTTAAAGGCGTTGCATCCAGTGTCGCGTTCAAACTTTCTTTGTACAAGTAATAACCAGGTGCCACCTTAATCCCTACTAGCAGCTGATCCTCATCTAATACGGACACCGTTGCTTGAAAGGCTTGTTCAGGCTCCAAAAACTCATCTGCATGAACGACATTCATCCATCCTACCAACAACGCTAACCATAAGGCTAGGCACCCATATATGATTTTCTTGGGGGAAATACTAATCATGACTTGCTACCTCTTTAGCCACCCAAGAAAGATACTCCGGCAATCCGCCTACTATCGGCATCACCACAATTTCTGGAATCTCATAAGGATGTGCTAATTTAATCTCTTGTACACAAGCTTCTTGCTTTGCTTGCGTCGTTTTTATTAATAGTTGCATTTCCGATTCAGCCTGCAATTTGCCCTCCCACATATACACGGACAGACCTGCTGGTGAAATATGTGCACACGCTGCCATGCCATGTTCAACTGTTTGATGAGCAATTCTTTTTGCGGTTAATAAATCAGGGACCGCTGTCATAATCAATACACATGCTGATAAATCTTTCATGCCAAACCATTTCAATGCTTAAAACAAAAGGTATTGTACCCTCATTTTGAGGCCTACACCAAAATACCTTATTGTGCGTGCTACCGCTATCAATGAGTAGCATCTGTTTTCAACGGTACCGCTGCATTCAGTCCTGCCGCACCTTTGACAATACTAATAGACACCTCTTTTTACAAATAGTTTCATTTAAAAATAATTTATTTTTTTGATCAAGTCTGCTCCTATCTAATTTTTTAGCAGAGGTTTATTCAGGCCAATTAAACAGGTGTGTTAGGTTAAAATGAACGCTACTTTAAGTAGATTATTAGAATTGGAATAGTCGTTATGCTTCAAGACCTAGAACAGATTGCCCAGAAAATAAAATACCTCGTCACAGAGAAACATCATTTAGAAAAAAAATACCAAGAAACGCTTTCCGAGAACCAATCCTTATCGGAAAAGATTGATGCTCAAAAAACGACTTTAACTCAAGAAATCCAAGAAAAAGACGCGTTGATTCATCAGCTAAAAAATGAGGTATCTAGTTCTACACTGAAAAGCCAAGAGTTTGAAAAAACCATCAAAAGTCTTGAACAAACCGTTGAACAGCTTCGCGAACAGCTTTCACAGAGCGAAACACAGGTCCAATCCTTAAAAAATGACTATGAAATACTGAAAAATGGGGCGATTCAAGCTCGCGAACGTGTCGAAAAAATCTTGATTAATTTACCTGCCGGAGAAGAATAATGTCAAAAATTACCGTCAATATACTAGGTCGTGATATTAATCTTGCGTGCCAACCTCAAGAAAGCGAGAAAATCCGCAGTGCTGCAGAATATGCAGGTCAGTTAATGGACAGAATCAGAAAGAAAAGCACTAATTTAAGCAGTGAACAAGTCGCTATTTTGGCATGTATCCAACTAGCAACTGAATTACAAAACGTGAAAGCTCAAGATGGTCCTTTGGCTGGCGTTTCCTACGGTAAGCTACAAGAAACACTCGCTGATATTAACGACTTGCTAAATAAAGAACTCAAAACAAATCCTTAAACAACCTTAACATGGGATCTATGCCGATACAGATCCCATCCCCCCTACTTTCGCAACATGATGGCTGATAACGTTCAGAAGCGGTGCCGATGCGAATCTCACACACCACCTTTACACCCTTTCCTGAAACATTTTATAATAGCGACGTCCCTGCTTTATGCGAGATAAGCTTATATTCTCTTACCTATGCTTGTGGCATCGGGTTGTTAGCTTAGAAAGGTGGGCGTGAGCGTCTCTTTGTCAGATGAACCCGAAACCTCTCTCAAACGACCCACTTGAACTTTAGGGTTCGAGATGCCAGCTTACACGCATACTACGCGGGGACTCTCTTTCAGCCACCCCCTCACTGAACATTAAATTTCTAAAAATCTACCGCTGCTTTACTGTACTGTTTCTTCTTTTGGAAAAGACAACGGTGATATAAGTTTTTTATCATCGACAATATCGTTATAAATTAATGGTTCATGCTCTGGCATATGCCTTAAATCATAAGGACTGTAGCGTGAATCCGTTAAATTTGTATCAACACCAATCCATTGTGAAAATAACGATAAAAAATCAAATCCACTAAAATATTTATCATACATCTGATGAGTCGTGCTATCGCTACTTAATATTAAAAATGGAATTCGATAAGCATTCAAAATATTAGAACTCACTCTTACACCATTTTCTTGAACAGACATGCCATGATCAGAGAAATACATCAAAGAATAACTCTCTCCTTGCTTTTCTAAAATATCATGAACTTGTCGAAGAAAGGCATCTGTTTTTTCAATCGAAGCAAGGTAACAATTTGGTACTTTTCTCACAAACACACGATAATGATTAGAAAAATAAAACAAGCGATCACATGGATTAGGATGAGAACCAAACGTATGCAATACGATGAGCTTGGGTTTTTCTGTTTTTTCTTTCAAATAACTTCTTAATGAATTCAACAATACAAAATCATCCGTTTTTATCGAAGAATAATCGCCTAAATTTAAAAATTCTGTCTGAGAGGAATATTTAGCGATTGCACTAATAGGACTATCATGCTCTCCCACAAACCCTTGATTACTAGCCCAATAAGTTTGATAACCAGCGGTATTGGCCAACGTTATAAAATTATTATTCAGCTGATAATGAATACCATCTTCCGTCTTACTTAACATTCGAGACAATGAGCGAACCGTATTAAAACTCGTTGAATAAGCCTTGTTAAAAAATACGCCATTAGCAGTATTTAAAAAAGGAGTGGTTAGATGAGAATAACCGTACACTGAGAAATAATCGGCTCTTGCACTCTCACCAATAACTACCACGTAATAACGATAACGAGCATAATTTTGATTTTTTTCAAGCACCCAATCTACAGGCTTATTCCTTATTGATTCCATCAAGGCAATGTTTTCTTCGTATTCTTTGCCCAACTTATAAAATTTATAACTACTTTGAACAGGAAATGAAAAATAAACGAGGGTAGAAAAAACAAGAATAAATATAAGTTTTGAAATTCGATTCAGCTGGCTAAACTGAATAAGTGGCGTTTTTCGCCCAAAGAAACATAACACCAATAAAAGTATAATAAAGATGCCTGCACCGACATATGTTTTAGGAGGTATCGTAGAAAGAAAACCTATCGCCTCCGTAGCATTAGTCTGAACAACCGCTACATACGTTTCTAAATTAAGTATTACCCCCCCCATATAAGTTTTAAATAAAACGCCAAATACCGTGCTTATAAGCCCCAATGGCAACAACAAATAAAGACAATAACGATTACCTAATGCAAGAAGAAAGCAAAAAATAAATACCGCCATTTCTTTTTTGTTTAATGTTCTATCCGTCCAATCCCCTAGAATAATAAACAAAGCAATAATCAACGTTAAAGAAAGAAAAATATAAAAACGATCTTTAGCGACTACACCCACTTTAACACCTCTAAAAAAACAGCTTAGTCATAAAAACTAAGCTGTTTATTTTATCGTTCTTTATTACCTTTATAAAGTAGGCAATAACACGAACATCAAGCCTGCAATAATCGTGGGGATAGCCGCAGCTGCCAACAAATAATGCGGGGCGATGCTTTGATCGGGGAAGAAGCGTTTTAACAAAGAGAATCCTGCTGGATTAGGGGCATTAGCAATGACCGTTAATCCACCACCTGTCACCGCTCCAGCGACCAACATATAACGCCAAAACTCTGATGTCCCATCCACCAAAGATCCCAAATAGGTCAATGCCGCATTATCCGTGATCGCTGTCAATGCCGTGGTACCAAAGAACAAGACGGTAGGACTTAATCCTCCCAACAAATCTTGCAACCACCATTTTTGCAAGCCACCTAGAATAATTAATCCTGCCAAGAAGAAACCCACTAATAAGCCCTCTTTGATCAATAAAGGATTTTGATGGCGTTCATACGCTTGTGTATAACCTATAAATAGCATTAACAAACCTAAAAACACGCTCGCGTGATGTGCTGAAAGTACCACGCCCAATAAGAACAGACAGTGCATCGCAATCACCACTAATGGCACGGGTTCACGTGTATCTTTTGATACCTCATCAGAAGTGCTAGAAGCGGCTAACAATTCTTTACGAATCATAAACGTCAAAATACTTGAATTAATCAAAACCGCAATAGCTGCTTTCCACCCAAAATGCTCCATCATATAAGCAGTATCCCAGCCAAATGTTTTTGCAACCATCAATACAGGTGGTGCGGCATAGGCTGTCAACACACCGCCAATCGATACGTTTACAAATAACACACCGATCACAAGGTATTTATTAAAAGTGTTTTGGCTAATCGCAAAATAAGTGCCACCCAAGGTTAAGGCTGCTAACGTCATCGCTGCAGGTTCTGTAATCAACGATCCTGCCAATGGCACCAAACAGATCGTGATAAAAAACTGAGCCACACGCGTATCAACAGGGGCCAATTTTGCCAATCCTTTTACCACACTTGAAACAAGCTGTAGAATCGGACGACTGGAGGCAACCACCATAATCGTAAAGACAAACAGAGGTTCAGTAAATTTATGTTCGGCCGCCAACGCATCTAAATAAGCAATGGCCCCTAATTGTCCTGTCGCCGCTTGCGATAATGTATTCGCATCACTCAAATGATGAGAAACATCCGCACCAACTCCCTGAAAAATAAACATAAAGCCAATGAGTATGGCCGCCCACACTCCAAAGACAATTTCCACTTCAGACATCAAGTGCCAAAAACCTGAGTGTCTCGTATCCATGTGTGCTAATTTTGCAAACTTTGAGACTGAGAATGTATGTATAATCGCTAAAGCAAATAAAATCGTTGCGATAATTTCAATTGTTGAGGGTGCAATCCAGGTTTGCATAAAGTAAAATACCTCCACATGTTAAATAAAGTTCTCTTAACAAAAGAACCTATTTTACCAAAACAAAACTTAGCCACCACACAAAATGAGTGTGCAACATGATTTTAAACATATGAATCCTGAAAAAACAGATAATAAGCCTATCTCACACCACGACCTAAACGACATCCGCCTTAATGACTGGGTCAGCAAATACTTACCTGTATCTTGGCAACCTTATGCTCGTCTTTGTCGCCTCGATAGACCAGTGGGGACATGGTTAACATTATTGCCTTGTATTGCGGCATTGATTCAAGCTGCACACGGACTGCCAGACATCGGGCGATTGATCGTTTTTAGCCTAGGGGCTTTATTAATGCGAAGTGTGGGATGTACCATTAACGATATTTGGGATAGAGACTTTGACAAACATGTCGAACGAACACGCTATCGCCCTCTAACGAATGGGGATCTGTCTCTCAAACAAGCCGTTATGTTTCTTTTAGCACAACTGGTCTTAACGGCTTGCCTTTTGTTTTTCCTAAATACCTATACCATTTATTTGGCCATTGCCGTCGTGCCTTTGACCATTATCTATCCTTTATGCAAAAGATTCACCTATTGGCCTCAAGTGGTGCTGAGTTTGGCCTTTAACTGGGGGATGTTAATGGCTTGGACAGACACACTTAACACGTTGCCTTGGGGAGCCGTGCTGATGTGGTTAGGGGCAGTCACATGGCAAATCGCTTACGATACGATGTATGCCTATGCAGATTTAAGCGATGATGAAAAACTTGGGTTAAAATCTACAGCACGCTTATTCCAACAAAATGGATTATACTGGTTATCTTATTTTTATACGTTAACCGCACTATTATGGCTAGTCGGGGGAATATTACTTGATATGAGCATCGGATATTACGTTGCTTTGGCCATAATTACAGCGTTTTTAGTGTGGCAACTCTACCAATTTGATTTAAAAAATCCCGCGAGAAATTTTCAACTCTTTAAAATCAATATTTGGACTGGGGTGCTACTTATTGTTGCAAGTTTACTTGGTGTCTTGCAATAACACATCAGAATAACTACTCAAAGGACTAATATGGAATTTAATGCCTATTACACACTTATTTTTGCAACGATTGTTCTGTTATTTGGACGTTTTTTAGTCAAAAAGATCAAATTCTTGCAAGACTTCAACATCCCTGAACCTGTTGCAGGGGGCTTAGTGGCCGCCATCTTATTACTCATATGGCACAGTGTTCAAGGTACCAGCTTTACCTTTGACGGCAATCTACAGCGGACATTCATGTTAATGTTCTTTGCCTCCATCGGTTTGAGTGCCGACTTTTCTCGTCTCAGAATGGGTGGAAAGCCTCTTATTATCTTTTTATTCGTGGTAGGGGCATTCATTATTGTTCAAAACGTTGTCGGTGTGTCCATGGCGATGTTATTAGGACTTGATCACTCTGTTATCGGCCTTATCACTGGTTCTGTTACCTTAACAGGCGGACACGGTACGGCAGGTGCATGGGGTGGTGTGTTTGAAGCAAAATACGGACTCACCAGTGCCAAAGCCATTGGTATTGCCAGTGCGACGTTTGGTTTAGTATTAGGTGGATTGATCGGTGGACCTGTTGCTCGTCGTTTAATTAATAAAGTAAGAACACCAGGATTAAATACTATTGATGATGGTTCGCAAGACCTAGAGTTTGAACGTCCCAAACACCAACGTTACATTACGTCTAGTGCGGCGATTGAAACCCTAGCCATGTTCGCGGCTTGCTTGGTATCTGCTGAAATTTTAACCGCGGCGACCAAAGGAACTTGGATTGAATTACCTCAATTCGTTTGGGCCTTAGCCAGCGGTGTTGTCATTCGTAATTTCCTAGTATTGGTCTTCAAAGCCAATATGTTCGATCGTGCGATTGATGTATTTGGCAACGCGTCATTATCCTTATTCTTGGCAATGGCGTTATTAACATTAAGATTGTGGGAATTGGCTGACTTAGCCGCACCGATCCTTATCATCTTAGCGGTACAAACTATCGTGATGATTTTATACGCTTATTTTGTGACCTTTAGAGTCATGGGATCTAACTATGATGCCGCTGTTTTAGCCGCTGGACATTGTGGTTTTGGGATGGGTGCTACGCCAACAGCCATTGCAAATATGCAGGCCATTACGGACAAATTTGGTCCCTCTCATAAAGCATTCCTAATCGTTCCCATGGTAGGAGCTTTCTTTATTGATATTATTAACGCAGCGATTCTACAATTATTTAATAGCTTACCGTTTATTAATTAAACAAAGCATTTATGCGAATGCCCAGTGTTTTTATGCTGGGCATTTTTATTTATTACGCCTGCATCCTGCAAACTTAATCTACTTCCCAAAACATACTACCCACTTAATCGCTGTTTTTTATACATAAGCGTTATCCTGATAACTTAACTTAATAAACTTACTTAATTTACTTAATTTAATGAACGATCTTTATAACGTCACCGCCCATACGAATAAGGCGTGTTTTACTACCTTTACAACCCAACACCCTTTTCTGCACCGTCCACCTCAAAAAACCATCAACCCCGCTTCCTCACACGCCACTCAAACGTACCATCACAAAAAAAGCTCAGCCACCTACTCAAACATCTTGACCACGATATTAACCTGCTTCTAAGCCATCAAGCACGCTTCCTCACACGCTGTCTCACACACCTCATCACACGCCACCCCAACGTACCATCGCAAAGAATAAAAAAAAGCCGAGGCACTTACCTCGGCTTCATATGATGAAAAGAAATTATTCTTCGTCTTGTCCCTCATCATCACTTGATGAAGTAGGGATGAACATGGATGCAAATGGGTTCACATTTGTATCGCTTGGAATAATCTCATCAATTTCGGCATCAATCTCTTTGAATGGGTTTTCCAAACCAGACGAATGGCTAGAATACGCTTCGTCTAAGATTTCTGATGCAGGGGTTCCCGCACGTTGTGCAATAGCTTGATGATAAGCCAACCCTGTACCAGCAGGAATCAAACGACCCACGATTACGTTCTCTTTCAAGCCACGTAAATCGTCACGTTTACCCATGATAGCCGCTTCGGTCAAGACACGAGTTGTTTCTTGGAACGATGCAGCCGAGATGAACGAATCAGTAGATAAAGATGCTTTTGTAATACCTAATAAGATATTTTCATACGTCGCAGGCACTTTACCTTCAGCGATGACGCGATCATTCTCATTCAACATTTCTGAACGTTCTACCTGTTCACCTGGAATAAACTTCGTATCACCCGCATCAATAATATTGACACGACGCAACATCTGACGAACAATCACTTCAATGTGTTTGTCGTTAATTTTTACCCCTTGTAAACGATAAACGTCTTGAACCTCGTTCACAATATAAGCAGCTAATTTCTCGATACCTTGCAATCTCAAAATATCATGAGGGTTTGCAGGACCATCGACAATCAACTCACCTTGGTTAACCACTTGGCCGTCATGAACTAATACTTGTTTTTCTTTAGGTACTAAGAATTCATGTGTCGTACCGTCTGTTTCAGTAATAACAAGACGTTGTTTACCTTTTGTATCCTTACCAAAAGAAATCGTACCTGTCACATCTGCCAAGATACCTGAATCTTTAGAAGCACGTGCCTCAAAGACCTCAACCACGCGTGGAAGACCACCCGTAATATCTCTTGTTTTCTGAGATTCTTGAGGAATACGAGCCAACACTTCACCTACGCCGACTTCTTGACCATCACGAACGGTAATCAACGCACCGACTGGGAAAGAAATGCTGACTGGATGATCAGTACCCGCCATCTTAATTTCTTCACCATCGTCATTGATTAACTTCATCAATGGACGAGCCGCTGTCTTACCGCCACGAGATTTAGGCGTAATCGCTACCAAAGTTGACAAGCCTGTTACTTCGTCCATTTGGCGAGCCACAGTAACACCTTCCTCAATGTTCTCAAAGCGAACTTTACCTTGGTATTCCGAAATGATTGGACGCGTTAATGGATCCCATGTCGCCAAACGAGCACCCGCTTTCACCACTTCACCATCACCGACCAATACTGTCGCACCGTATGGTAGTTTATGACGTTCACGCTCACGACCGTTATCATCAAAAATCATCACTTCGCCAGAACGAGAAATAGCAATACGTTCACCTTTTGCATTCGTCACATAACGCATGCTACTTGCAAATCCAACAGTACCTGCTGATTTCGTTTCTACTGAAGAAGCCACGGCTGCACGAGATGCGGCACCACCGATGTGGAACGTACGCATCGTCAACTGTGTACCAGGTTCACCGATAGACTGTGCTGCAATCACACCAACGGCTTCACCTGCATTCACCATAGAACCACGACCCAAGTCACGTCCATAGCAGTGTGCACACAAACCATGACGTGTCTTACATGTCAATGGAGTGCGAATCTTCACTTCATCGATACCAATTTTATCGATCAACTCTACTTTATCTTCGTCTAATAGAGTGCCCGCATAAATAATCGTTTCTTGTGTATCAGGATGGATAATATCAACTGCCGCCACACGACCTAAAATACGGTCACGTAATGGCTCAACCACCTCACCACCTTCAACCAAGGCTTTCATGAGGTAACCATCTGTCGTACCGCAATCATCTTCTGTGATCACTAGGTCTTGAGTCACATCCACCAAACGACGAGTCAAATAACCAGAGTTTGCTGTTTTTAACGCCGTATCCGCTAGACCTTTACGTGCACCGTGAGTGGAAATAAAGTACTGCAATACATTCAAACCTTCACGGAAGTTCGCTGTAATCGGTGTTTCGATAATCGAACCGTCAGGTTTAGACATCAAACCACGCATACCCGCCAACTGACGCATCTGAGTCACCGAACCACGGGCACCTGAGTCAGCCATCATATAGATTGAATTAAACGACTCTTGACGCACTTCTTGTCCAAAGCGGTCGATCACAGGCTCTGTTGCCAATTTTTCCATCATCGCTTTAGAGACGCGATCACCAGCTTTACCCCAAATATCCACCACGTTGTTATAACGTTCTTGGGCGGTAACCAAACCAGACGCGTGCTGTCTTTCAATCTCACGCACTTCCGTCATCGCTTCTGAAAGGATTTTCTCTTTTGAGTCAGGAATCAACATATCTTCCATCGCAATCGAGATACCTGCACGTGTAGCCAAGCGATAACCGTTTGCCATCAATTGGTCAGCTAAAATCACCGTATCGCGTAAACCGCAACGACGGTAAGATTGGTTGATCAAACGAGAAATTTCTTTCTTCTTCAAAGGTTTGTTCAACACTTCAAAAGGCAAGCCTTTAGGCAAAATCTCACTTAATAAAGCACGACCTACTGTTGTTTCAACACGTTTAAGTTTAGAGGTCCATTCGCCGTTTTCATCTTTGAAATACTCAGGCAAACGTACCGTAATACGTGTTTGCAACTCTACTTCGCCATTGTCTAAAGCACGTTGAACTTCTGCCAAATCAGCCAAGAACATCCCCTCGCCTTTTGCGTTAATACGCTCACGAGTTGTATAGTACAGACCCAAGACCATATCTTGAGAAGGTACGATAGAAGGTTCACCGTTGGCAGGGAACAAAATGTTATTTGACGCCAACATCAATGTACGTGCTTCTAGCTGTGCTTCCAAAGACAAAGGTACGTGAACCGCCATTTGGTCACCGTCGAAGTCGGCGTTAAAGGCCGCACACACCAATGGGTGTAACTGGATCGCTTTACCTTCAATCAACACAGGTTCAAACGCTTGAATACCTAAACGGTGCAAAGTCGGTGCACGGTTAAGCATTACTGGGTGTTCGCGAATCACTTCTTCTAAGATGTCCCAAACAACTGGTTCTTGGGCATCTACCAAACGGTTAGCAGGTTTCAAGCTCGTTGCCAAGCCCATAGAGATCAAACGGTTAGCAATAAACGGCTTAAACAATTCCAAAGCCATCAACTTAGGCAAACCGCACTGATGCAATTTCAACTGTGGACCCACCACAATAACCGAACGACCTGAGTAGTCAACACGTTTACCCAATAAGTTTTGACGGAAACGACCACTCTTACCTTTAATCACATCAGACAATGATTTCAACTGATGCTTGTTCGCACCTGTCATCGCTTTACCACGACGACCATTGTCTAACAAGGAATCAACCGCCTCTTGTAACATACGTTTTTCGTTACGCACGATAATATCAGGTGCGTTGGATTCTAATAAACGTTTCAAACGATTGTTACGGTTAATCACGCGACGATACAATTCGTTCAAATCAGAAACGGTGAAACGACCACCCTCAAGCGGCACCAAAGGACGTAAATCAGGAGGCAATACAGGTAACACCTCCATAATCATCCACTCTGGCTTCATGCCTGATCGTTGGAAACCCTCTAATACTTTTAGACGTTTTGAAATCTTTTTGATTTTCGCTTCTGAACCTGTTACTTTCAATTCAGCACGAAGATTCTCAATCTCTGCATC
It contains:
- the rpoC gene encoding DNA-directed RNA polymerase subunit beta', which translates into the protein MKSIAGLFKQINQDTTFDAIKIGIASPEKIRSWSYGEVKKSETINYRTHKPERDGLFCARIFGPVKDYECLCGKYKGPGRRGIICEKCGVEVTDSKVRRERMGHIELASPVAHIWFLKSLPSRLGMVLDMTLRDIERVLYFEAWCVIEPGMTPLSRGQIMSDVDYVQKVEEYGDDFVALMGAEAIAELLRTIDVDAEIENLRAELKVTGSEAKIKKISKRLKVLEGFQRSGMKPEWMIMEVLPVLPPDLRPLVPLEGGRFTVSDLNELYRRVINRNNRLKRLLESNAPDIIVRNEKRMLQEAVDSLLDNGRRGKAMTGANKHQLKSLSDVIKGKSGRFRQNLLGKRVDYSGRSVIVVGPQLKLHQCGLPKLMALELFKPFIANRLISMGLATSLKPANRLVDAQEPVVWDILEEVIREHPVMLNRAPTLHRLGIQAFEPVLIEGKAIQLHPLVCAAFNADFDGDQMAVHVPLSLEAQLEARTLMLASNNILFPANGEPSIVPSQDMVLGLYYTTRERINAKGEGMFLADLAEVQRALDNGEVELQTRITVRLPEYFKDENGEWTSKLKRVETTVGRALLSEILPKGLPFEVLNKPLKKKEISRLINQSYRRCGLRDTVILADQLMANGYRLATRAGISIAMEDMLIPDSKEKILSEAMTEVREIERQHASGLVTAQERYNNVVDIWGKAGDRVSKAMMEKLATEPVIDRFGQEVRQESFNSIYMMADSGARGSVTQMRQLAGMRGLMSKPDGSIIETPITANFREGLNVLQYFISTHGARKGLADTALKTANSGYLTRRLVDVTQDLVITEDDCGTTDGYLMKALVEGGEVVEPLRDRILGRVAAVDIIHPDTQETIIYAGTLLDEDKVELIDKIGIDEVKIRTPLTCKTRHGLCAHCYGRDLGRGSMVNAGEAVGVIAAQSIGEPGTQLTMRTFHIGGAASRAAVASSVETKSAGTVGFASSMRYVTNAKGERIAISRSGEVMIFDDNGRERERHKLPYGATVLVGDGEVVKAGARLATWDPLTRPIISEYQGKVRFENIEEGVTVARQMDEVTGLSTLVAITPKSRGGKTAARPLMKLINDDGEEIKMAGTDHPVSISFPVGALITVRDGQEVGVGEVLARIPQESQKTRDITGGLPRVVEVFEARASKDSGILADVTGTISFGKDTKGKQRLVITETDGTTHEFLVPKEKQVLVHDGQVVNQGELIVDGPANPHDILRLQGIEKLAAYIVNEVQDVYRLQGVKINDKHIEVIVRQMLRRVNIIDAGDTKFIPGEQVERSEMLNENDRVIAEGKVPATYENILLGITKASLSTDSFISAASFQETTRVLTEAAIMGKRDDLRGLKENVIVGRLIPAGTGLAYHQAIAQRAGTPASEILDEAYSSHSSGLENPFKEIDAEIDEIIPSDTNVNPFASMFIPTSSSDDEGQDEE